A window of Synechococcales cyanobacterium CNB contains these coding sequences:
- a CDS encoding peptide ABC transporter substrate-binding protein, which produces MLRALVPVLLLVLLVGLSVALDRPQPPADFTFGNGNDVTTLDLQKMSWMQDLRVARLLFEGLAANDVFTDGYDPIPAAAERWEVSEDGREYVFHIRPTAKWSNGDPLRAGDFVFAWRRAILPDTAADYSGLFMFIEGAQAFADWRTEALAEFARSRPVGQSAGARAQAARDLWAETERRFDEMVGVRAVDDRTLRVRLDRPVPYFLDLCAFATFYPVYPPLVRQYDRLDTETGRIIAEAGWTQPPRLVSNGPFKLTVWRFKRDMRLEANEHWWDTDSLAIRSIAIPSIEEPNAQVLAFRTGSVQYLADVTVPYRREMHARKQEFYRERWDDYVRLLAEGHDQFEIDRRLPDDPRAHVHVVPAFGTYFYNFNCRPALPDGRPNPFADARVRRAFAMCIDKRAITDEVRGLGEPVARTLIPPGSLGDYESPRGLDCLSDASDETGRQAIAARARALLVEAGYDDPSRFPAVEVLFNKDAGHDLIAQSIARNWQKYLGVPVRLAQKEIKVFRDDLKNHNFMTSRAGWYGDYGDPTTFLEINRTGDGNNDRAYSSSEFDGLLDQAARETAPVRRMALLSEAERILIERDLPLVPIFHYCTVTMFNAHELSGPNPHPRTNENIFLYDVLGDGKGSDRVRAMPMHPRGPAVGGAAP; this is translated from the coding sequence ATGCTGCGCGCGCTCGTGCCGGTTCTGCTGCTGGTTCTGCTGGTCGGGCTGTCGGTCGCGCTGGACCGGCCGCAACCGCCCGCCGACTTCACCTTCGGCAACGGCAACGACGTCACCACGCTCGACCTCCAGAAGATGAGCTGGATGCAGGACCTCCGCGTCGCCCGCCTGCTCTTTGAGGGGCTGGCCGCCAACGATGTCTTCACCGACGGCTACGACCCCATCCCCGCCGCCGCCGAACGCTGGGAGGTCTCCGAGGACGGCCGCGAGTACGTCTTCCACATCCGACCGACGGCGAAATGGTCCAACGGCGACCCGCTTCGCGCCGGCGACTTCGTCTTCGCCTGGCGACGCGCCATCCTGCCCGACACCGCCGCCGACTATTCCGGCCTGTTCATGTTCATCGAGGGCGCGCAGGCCTTCGCCGATTGGCGGACGGAGGCTCTCGCCGAGTTCGCCCGTTCGCGCCCCGTCGGCCAGAGCGCAGGCGCCCGCGCCCAGGCCGCCCGCGACCTCTGGGCCGAGACCGAGCGCCGCTTCGACGAGATGGTCGGCGTGCGCGCCGTGGACGATCGCACGCTCCGCGTCCGCCTCGACCGCCCCGTGCCGTACTTCCTCGACCTGTGCGCGTTCGCCACGTTCTACCCGGTCTACCCCCCGCTGGTGCGGCAGTACGACCGGCTGGACACCGAGACCGGGCGCATCATCGCCGAGGCAGGCTGGACGCAGCCGCCGCGTCTCGTGAGCAACGGCCCGTTCAAACTCACGGTCTGGCGCTTCAAGCGCGACATGCGCCTCGAGGCGAACGAGCACTGGTGGGACACCGACTCGCTCGCGATCCGCTCCATCGCCATCCCCTCGATCGAGGAGCCGAACGCTCAGGTCCTCGCCTTCCGCACCGGCTCGGTGCAGTACCTCGCAGACGTCACCGTCCCCTATCGGCGCGAGATGCACGCCCGCAAGCAGGAGTTCTACCGCGAGCGCTGGGACGACTACGTGCGTCTGCTCGCCGAGGGGCACGACCAGTTCGAGATCGACCGGCGACTCCCCGACGACCCCCGCGCGCACGTCCACGTCGTGCCCGCGTTCGGGACGTACTTCTACAACTTCAACTGCCGCCCCGCGCTGCCGGACGGGCGGCCCAACCCCTTCGCAGACGCCAGGGTTCGCCGGGCCTTCGCCATGTGCATCGACAAGCGGGCTATCACCGACGAAGTCCGCGGCCTGGGTGAGCCGGTGGCCCGCACACTCATCCCTCCCGGCTCGCTCGGCGATTACGAGTCGCCGCGAGGCCTGGACTGCCTGAGCGACGCGAGCGACGAAACGGGCAGGCAGGCCATCGCGGCACGGGCGCGCGCCCTGCTCGTCGAGGCAGGCTACGACGACCCGTCCCGCTTCCCGGCCGTCGAGGTGCTCTTCAACAAGGACGCGGGGCACGACCTCATCGCGCAGTCCATCGCACGCAACTGGCAGAAGTACCTCGGCGTGCCCGTCCGCCTCGCCCAGAAGGAGATCAAGGTCTTCCGCGACGACCTCAAGAACCACAACTTCATGACCAGCCGCGCCGGATGGTACGGCGACTACGGTGACCCCACGACCTTCCTCGAAATCAACCGCACGGGCGACGGCAACAACGACCGCGCCTACTCGTCCAGCGAGTTCGACGGGCTTCTCGACCAGGCAGCCCGTGAAACCGCCCCCGTCCGTCGCATGGCATTGCTCTCTGAGGCCGAGCGCATCCTCATCGAGCGCGATCTCCCCCTCGTTCCCATCTTCCACTACTGCACCGTCACCATGTTCAACGCCCACGAACTCAGCGGCCCCAACCCGCACCCGCGCACCAACGAGAACATCTTTCTCTACGACGTCCTGGGCGACGGCAAGGGGAGCGACCGCGTGCGCGCGATGCCGATGCACCCGCGCGGGCCGGCGGTGGGGGGGGCCGCGCCGTGA